AAATGCGGCGGTGCCTATTATGTTTCCAACCTGGCGGAAGCCATGCCCACGGCAGCTAATATTGATTATTATGCTTCTATTGTAAAAAACAAATCCATCCTGCGCCATATTATCTCTGTCTCGACCCGGATGGTGACCGATGCCTACAATGAAGAAGAAGAAGCGGAAGCGATTCTGGATCAGGCCCAGCAGGAAATCTATAAACTGAAATCCCAGTCTGCTCCGTCTGATTTTGTTGGCATTCATCAGATTATCCATGGCACTATCGATCATATTGAGAGTCTGAAAAATCATGATCAGGATGTAATCGGACTCCACACCGGTTTTATCGGTCTGGATAAAATGACATCCGGGTTTCAGCCGTCGGATCTGATTATCATCGCCGGCCGACCTTCCATGGGTAAAACTGCCATCAGTTTAAGCATGATGCGTCGCATGGCTGTGGATTATAAGAAAAAAGTGGGTTTTTTCTCCCTCGAGATGTCTAATGAACAGCTTGTGTTGCGTCTTTTAAGTATGCAAAGCAGTATTGACCACCAGAAACTCCGGAAGGGTCGTATTCCCAATGAAATGTGGAGCACTCTCATTGAGGCAGCGTCCAAATTACATGAATCTGAAATTTATGTGGATGATACACCCAGTCTGAGCATCATGGATATCCGCAGCCGGGCCCGACGCCTGAAAATGGAAAAGGGACTCGATATTGTGTTTGTGGATTACCTTCAGATTGCCCGGGGCATTACAAGCCGTTCCTCTACCCGGGAACAGGAAATTTCCTCCATTAGTCAGGGACTCAAGGCAATGGCCAAGGAGCTTCATATCCCCGTTATAGCTGTTGCCCAGCTGAACCGTGCCGTGGATTCCCGGTCCGGTGATCACAGACCCCACCTGTCCGATTTGCGGGAATCCGGAGCCATTGAGCAGGATGCCGATGTTGTAATGTTCGTTTACCGGGAAGAAGTCTATTCCAAAGACCCGGAACATGAAGGCAAAGCGGAACTTATCATATCCAAACAGCGTAATGGCCCGATCGGAAGAATTCCCCTCACCTTTGAAAAACATCTCACCCGTTTTGAAAATGCACCGGCTGGGGATTATGATATTGATGAGGCATTCTGATGACATGGACCCTGACAGAAGCGGACCCTGAAAATTATCCCAAGAAGTTTTTGGTGCTTCTGGATGCTGTCAGGAAATATAATGATAATATCGATAACGATATCCCCCTCCTCTGGAAAGCTTATCAATTTGCCCAAAATGCCCACATGGGACAGTTCAGGCGTTCCGGTGAACCGTACTTCGAACATGTCTACAATACAGCCCTGATTCTGACGGATCTATCTATGGATACCATTACCTTGTGTGCCGCCTTGTTGCACGATGTGGTGGAGGATACAGCCATTTCCGAGGAAATTATTGCCGAAGAATTTTCTCCCACCATTGCTTTTTTAGTGAAAGGCGTCACCAAAATCGGGGGTATCAAGTTCAACAGCGAACAGGAGCAGCAGGCTGAAAATTTCCGGAAAATGCTTCTGGGTGTGGCAGAAGATATCCGGGTGCTCATTATCAAATTTGCAGACAGGCTTCATAATATGCGCACCCTGGGATCTCTGCCCCTGGTCAAGCAACGGCGTATTGCCATTGAAACCCGCGATGTCTACGCACCTTTAGCCCACCGTTTGGGAATGTACCGCCTGAAAATGGAAATGGAAGATCTGGCCCTGAAATATCTGGAACCCCGGATTTTTAAATTCCTGGAAAAGAAAGTCAGTGCCAAACGGGAAGAACTGGAAGCCTATATCAATAATTTTACCGGACTTATCGATAAAAAACTCCGGGAAAACGGAATCGAAGCCGTCATCTTTGGACGCCTGAAGCATTTTTACTCCATCTACAACAAGATGAAAAAACAGAACAAGCCCTTTGAGGAAATTTATGATGTTCTGGCGATCCGTGTAATTGTAAACACTGTGGCGGAATGTTACGGTTCCCTGGGGTATATCCATCAGTTATTTAAACCGATCCCCGAGCGTTTCCGCGATTTTATCGCCAATGCCAAATCCAATGGGTATCAATCCGTTCATTCAACGGTTATCGGTCCGGGAGGAAAACTGATTGAAATTCAGATCCGGACCCATGAGATGCACAAAAAGGCGGAAGTGGGTATTGCGGCACACTGGAAGTACAAAGAATCCAAGGAAAATGATGACAGTCTGGATAAACATATTCAGTGGCTCAGAGATCTTGTTGACATGCTTAAATCCGATTCAGCCAATGAGTCGGATTTTATGGAAACCCTGAAGATCGACCTTTTCAAGGATGAAATTTTTGTTTTTACGCCCAAGGGGGACCTGATCAGTCTTCCCAAAGGATCCACAGCCCTTGATTTTGCCTTTGCCGTTCATACGGAAATCGGTCTGCGGTGCATCGGTGCCAAGGTCAATGCCAAAATTGTTCCTCTGAATACCGAATTGAGCAGTGGTGATCAGATAGAAATTATTACATCCGCCAACCACAGCCCAAGCTATAACTGGCTGAAATACGTCCGTACCAATAAAGCCCGTTCCCGAATCCGCAAATGGCTTCAGCGGAATGAATTTGAACAGAGTGTTAAGCTGGGTGAAGAAATCCTGGAAAAGGGACTCCGGCGGCTGAAGAAATCGGATAAGATCAAAGAGGTGAGGGAACGATATCAGGAAATGGGTTATCAAACCCTGGATCTGTTTCACCAGGCTCTGGGAAAGGGGGATCTGACACTCAGGGATGTGGTAAATACCCTGTTGGATGATTCGGGAAAACCCGGTGATAGTGAATTTACCGTGGCAAAAATCCTCCGTCCCTTTACCCGGACAACCCAGGGGGTGACCGTTCAGGGCCTGGACAATGTGATGGTCCAGTTTGCCAAATGTTGTAATCCCATCCCCGGTGATGATATTGTCGGCTTTATTACCCGGGGGCGGGGCATTACGGTCCATCGCAGCAACTGCAAAAACATTCCGAAAATTGAGTCTGAACAGGATCGGCTGATTGACGTTACCTGGGATTTGAAAAGCGGGCGAACTTTTATTGTCCGGCTCAATATCATTTGTGAAGACCGTAAGAACATGATGTATGATATTGTGGCAGTAATTCGTGAAATGAATACCAATATGTTGTCCGTAAATTTTGATGTGGAAGGTAAACTGGCCAGGGGACAGGTGGCCATAATGGTGGAAAATGTCCGTCATGCCGGACGGATTATAGCAAAGATCAAGAAAATTCCCGGGATTCTCTCGGTTGAACGTATTTAGGAAGGGATTATGACTGAAATAACGTACACAAAAAAAGACGTTGCCGTAAAATTGCAGAACCTGATGGATTTAAACCTCTATGTTGCAGAAGAGATGGTGGACGGACTTTTTTCTGTCCTCCGGGAGCTGCTGATGGACGAAACGGCGGAGAAAGTCCGCATTGAAATCAGGAATTTTGGCGTGTTTGAAGTGAAACCCACCCAGGCGAAACCCATGGCACGGAACCCGCGAACCAATGAAATTGTCCACGTACCCCCCCGAAGGAAGACCCATTTCAAACCGGGAAAAATTCTCAAAGAATATCTGAAAACCCCGTTGAATAGCCATGAGTAGAATTCTGGCCGTGGATTATGGTCATAAAAGGGTGGGACTTGCCCTTTCAGATCCGCTCAATGTTGTGGCAACCCCGCTGGATACTCTGCAGGTGGATGAGGAGGATTTGCTGTTACAGGCACTTGAAAATCTTATCGTAAAATGGGATGTAAGCCAGGTACTGGTGGGATATCCCCTGGGACTCCGGGGGGTTAAAACCCGTCAAACCCTGGAAGTGGACCGCTTTGTTGAGGCCCTGAAAAAGCGTATCTCCGTCCCCGTAACTCTATGGGATGAACGCTTTACCAGTGTCGAAGCAAAAAATATCCTCCGTCAGAAAGGGCTCAAACCTTCGGAAAACAAGGGCCTTGTTGATCAAATGTCTGCACGGATCATTTTACAGGAATATCTTGATTACGGATTGAAACGATGAAAGGCACCCTGAAAAACAAAATCCTGATTCTTGTATCAGCCCTGGCCTTGGCCATGACCTTTCCACCGGTCAATGCCTGGATCCTGGGATATTTTGCCCTGCTTCCCCTCCTGTATGTCTTTTACATGGAGCCGGAAAAAGGCTTTGCCCGGGGCTATTTTTTCGGTTTTATCTATTCATTGGTTCTGGTCCACTGGCTTGCTTTTAACAGCGGGGCTTCTGTATGGCTTGTCACCCTGTCTGCCTTGATGGCCGCCGCCTTTCTTGCTTTGAATTACGGAGTGATGGGCTGGATAACTGTCCTGTATATCCGTCGCCATGGAGGATTAGGCCTTTTTGTCTTTCCTATTGTGTGGACTGTTGTGGAATTTATCCGCTCATTTGGAGCCCTGGGCTTTCAATGGGTCCTTGTGGCGAATGGTCAAACGGCCAACCTTCCCTTTATTCAGATGGCTGATCTGGGGGGACCCTTTCTCATTTCCTTTCTTCTGGTATCTGTGAACACCCTTTTGTTCTGTCTTTTGATGAAGGTCCCGGCATACCGGGGAATCCGGCAAATTTTTTATGTCCTTTTGGGAATTTTCCTGATTGTCCCCTATACCTATGGTATTTTTCGGCTGTATCAACAGAACGAGCCTGCT
The sequence above is drawn from the Candidatus Neomarinimicrobiota bacterium genome and encodes:
- the dnaB gene encoding replicative DNA helicase, whose translation is MAQENVTRIPPQSIESEMAVLGAMMLDDAAANRGIELLSEDDFYRESHQLIFHAMVILYNESKPIDQLTVTEKLSQLKHLEKCGGAYYVSNLAEAMPTAANIDYYASIVKNKSILRHIISVSTRMVTDAYNEEEEAEAILDQAQQEIYKLKSQSAPSDFVGIHQIIHGTIDHIESLKNHDQDVIGLHTGFIGLDKMTSGFQPSDLIIIAGRPSMGKTAISLSMMRRMAVDYKKKVGFFSLEMSNEQLVLRLLSMQSSIDHQKLRKGRIPNEMWSTLIEAASKLHESEIYVDDTPSLSIMDIRSRARRLKMEKGLDIVFVDYLQIARGITSRSSTREQEISSISQGLKAMAKELHIPVIAVAQLNRAVDSRSGDHRPHLSDLRESGAIEQDADVVMFVYREEVYSKDPEHEGKAELIISKQRNGPIGRIPLTFEKHLTRFENAPAGDYDIDEAF
- a CDS encoding bifunctional (p)ppGpp synthetase/guanosine-3',5'-bis(diphosphate) 3'-pyrophosphohydrolase yields the protein MTWTLTEADPENYPKKFLVLLDAVRKYNDNIDNDIPLLWKAYQFAQNAHMGQFRRSGEPYFEHVYNTALILTDLSMDTITLCAALLHDVVEDTAISEEIIAEEFSPTIAFLVKGVTKIGGIKFNSEQEQQAENFRKMLLGVAEDIRVLIIKFADRLHNMRTLGSLPLVKQRRIAIETRDVYAPLAHRLGMYRLKMEMEDLALKYLEPRIFKFLEKKVSAKREELEAYINNFTGLIDKKLRENGIEAVIFGRLKHFYSIYNKMKKQNKPFEEIYDVLAIRVIVNTVAECYGSLGYIHQLFKPIPERFRDFIANAKSNGYQSVHSTVIGPGGKLIEIQIRTHEMHKKAEVGIAAHWKYKESKENDDSLDKHIQWLRDLVDMLKSDSANESDFMETLKIDLFKDEIFVFTPKGDLISLPKGSTALDFAFAVHTEIGLRCIGAKVNAKIVPLNTELSSGDQIEIITSANHSPSYNWLKYVRTNKARSRIRKWLQRNEFEQSVKLGEEILEKGLRRLKKSDKIKEVRERYQEMGYQTLDLFHQALGKGDLTLRDVVNTLLDDSGKPGDSEFTVAKILRPFTRTTQGVTVQGLDNVMVQFAKCCNPIPGDDIVGFITRGRGITVHRSNCKNIPKIESEQDRLIDVTWDLKSGRTFIVRLNIICEDRKNMMYDIVAVIREMNTNMLSVNFDVEGKLARGQVAIMVENVRHAGRIIAKIKKIPGILSVERI
- a CDS encoding integration host factor subunit beta, whose translation is MTEITYTKKDVAVKLQNLMDLNLYVAEEMVDGLFSVLRELLMDETAEKVRIEIRNFGVFEVKPTQAKPMARNPRTNEIVHVPPRRKTHFKPGKILKEYLKTPLNSHE
- the ruvX gene encoding Holliday junction resolvase RuvX, with protein sequence MSRILAVDYGHKRVGLALSDPLNVVATPLDTLQVDEEDLLLQALENLIVKWDVSQVLVGYPLGLRGVKTRQTLEVDRFVEALKKRISVPVTLWDERFTSVEAKNILRQKGLKPSENKGLVDQMSARIILQEYLDYGLKR